In Candidatus Bathyarchaeia archaeon, one DNA window encodes the following:
- the ilvE gene encoding branched-chain-amino-acid transaminase, whose product MDKELLVYIDGEYYPKSQAKISVYDHGLLYGDGVFEGIRAYNGVVFKLKEHIDRLYRSAHAIMLQIPVAKEEMIRIVLETLRKNQLKDAYIRLIVTRGAGDLGLDPRKCQRPTIIVIADTITLHKSEAKEKGITAMLTWVKRDPVDATSHEIKSLNYLNSILAKIEANIYGVDEAICLDKNGHVCEGVAENIFIVKNGRIYTPPSSSGALPGITAEAVKELAKSLGYEVIEKNITPYELFTADEVFFTGTAAEIIPVREVNRRQIGDGKPGPITRRLMEEFSKLVQDPKHGVPIYQ is encoded by the coding sequence TTGGATAAAGAGCTACTTGTCTATATAGATGGGGAATATTATCCAAAGTCCCAAGCAAAAATATCTGTTTATGACCATGGACTTTTATATGGCGATGGAGTTTTCGAGGGGATCCGCGCCTACAATGGTGTAGTCTTCAAACTCAAAGAACACATTGATAGGCTATATCGCTCAGCCCACGCCATAATGCTTCAAATCCCAGTTGCAAAGGAGGAAATGATCAGAATCGTTTTAGAGACCCTGCGCAAAAACCAACTGAAAGACGCTTACATACGCCTAATAGTGACTAGAGGTGCCGGCGACTTAGGCTTGGATCCGAGGAAATGTCAAAGGCCAACAATAATTGTGATAGCTGACACCATAACGCTTCATAAAAGTGAGGCGAAGGAGAAGGGCATAACAGCAATGCTTACGTGGGTTAAGAGAGACCCCGTGGACGCCACAAGCCACGAGATAAAGTCGCTGAACTACTTGAACAGCATTCTAGCCAAAATAGAAGCAAACATCTACGGTGTGGACGAAGCCATATGCCTAGACAAAAACGGCCACGTCTGCGAAGGAGTGGCGGAGAACATATTCATAGTCAAAAATGGCCGAATATACACGCCTCCAAGCTCGAGTGGCGCACTGCCCGGAATAACAGCGGAAGCAGTTAAAGAGCTTGCAAAAAGCTTGGGCTACGAGGTAATAGAGAAGAACATTACACCTTACGAGCTTTTCACGGCAGATGAAGTCTTCTTCACGGGAACAGCTGCCGAAATAATTCCAGTCAGAGAGGTAAACAGAAGACAGATAGGTGATGGGAAACCAGGCCCAATAACGAGAAGGCTTATGGAAGAATTTTCAAAACTTGTGCAGGATCCAAAGCATGGAGTGCCTATTTACCAATAG
- a CDS encoding threonine--tRNA ligase has product MRILQLHANYIEYKPIQKEIAMAEEADTEAKRLEEVVVLFTAIEDGDDETVARKAIDEVKAFLEKLKVNRILIYPYAHLSSNLARPSEALKIVKIMEAYAKAEGLETFRAPFGWNKQFTISIKGHPLAEQSRVILPAKAEKEETEKVSEALKAEEKLVSYWYILQPDGKMVPVEEFDFKGHENLEKFAKYEISKVRASQQMPPHVPLMKRLEIADYEAGSDPGNIRWYPKGRLIKSLIEQYVTAKVIEYGAMEVETPVMYDFSHPSLADYLNRFPARQYVLKSEDKELFLRFAACFGQFLMIHDTQFSYRHMPLRVYELTRYSFRREKSGEVVGLRRLRAFTMPDCHAFCTDLEQAKKEFITRFKLCIQVLEGIGLTKEDYEAAFRFTKDFYEENRDFIKSLVEIFGKPVLVEMWSEPFFYFRLKWDFNFVDNQDKAAALSTDQIDVENAKRYGITYVDEKGERRHPLILHCSPSGAVERCIYALLEKAYKQQQRGEPPMLPLWLSPTQVRLIPMSEKFLEHCEKMAEELEANQIRVDIDERPLTLQKRIREAETEWIPYIIVVGEKELESEVLPVRDRKAREIRRMTLKELINEIRSQVGDKPFKPLPMPKHVSKRPQFYG; this is encoded by the coding sequence ATGCGGATATTACAACTTCATGCAAACTACATTGAGTACAAACCTATCCAAAAGGAAATAGCTATGGCTGAAGAAGCGGACACCGAGGCAAAACGCCTAGAAGAGGTTGTTGTCCTCTTCACAGCCATAGAGGATGGGGACGACGAGACAGTAGCCCGCAAAGCCATAGATGAGGTTAAAGCCTTCCTTGAAAAACTAAAGGTGAACCGCATCCTCATATACCCATACGCCCACTTAAGCAGCAACCTTGCAAGACCCTCTGAGGCGCTGAAAATCGTGAAGATTATGGAGGCCTATGCAAAGGCCGAGGGTTTGGAAACGTTCCGAGCTCCCTTCGGCTGGAACAAGCAGTTCACGATATCCATAAAGGGACATCCATTGGCTGAACAGTCCCGCGTGATACTGCCGGCGAAGGCGGAGAAGGAGGAAACTGAAAAAGTTTCAGAAGCCTTGAAGGCTGAAGAGAAACTTGTCTCCTACTGGTATATTCTGCAGCCAGATGGAAAAATGGTTCCAGTGGAGGAGTTTGATTTCAAGGGACATGAAAACCTTGAAAAGTTCGCTAAATACGAAATTTCAAAAGTTAGGGCCAGCCAGCAAATGCCGCCCCACGTGCCACTAATGAAGCGGCTTGAAATAGCCGACTACGAGGCTGGAAGCGACCCTGGAAACATCCGCTGGTATCCTAAGGGAAGACTCATAAAGTCGCTGATTGAGCAATATGTAACCGCCAAGGTAATCGAATATGGCGCCATGGAAGTAGAAACCCCTGTCATGTATGATTTCAGCCATCCAAGTCTGGCGGATTACTTAAACCGTTTCCCGGCGCGGCAGTACGTCCTAAAGTCTGAGGATAAAGAGCTTTTCCTACGTTTCGCCGCCTGTTTCGGACAGTTCCTAATGATTCACGACACACAGTTCTCTTATAGGCATATGCCCCTAAGAGTTTACGAGTTAACCCGCTACAGTTTCCGGCGGGAAAAAAGCGGCGAGGTTGTGGGTTTAAGGCGGCTTAGGGCTTTTACCATGCCGGACTGCCACGCCTTCTGCACAGATCTGGAGCAGGCAAAAAAGGAGTTTATAACGAGGTTTAAGCTCTGCATCCAGGTTTTGGAGGGTATAGGCTTAACAAAAGAGGACTATGAGGCGGCGTTCCGCTTCACAAAAGACTTCTACGAAGAAAACAGGGATTTTATCAAAAGCCTTGTGGAAATTTTCGGCAAACCTGTGCTTGTGGAGATGTGGAGTGAACCCTTCTTCTATTTTAGGCTTAAATGGGACTTCAACTTTGTGGACAACCAGGACAAGGCGGCAGCCCTATCCACAGACCAAATAGACGTAGAGAACGCCAAAAGATACGGCATAACCTATGTGGATGAGAAAGGCGAAAGACGCCATCCATTGATACTGCACTGCTCACCAAGCGGCGCCGTGGAACGCTGCATATACGCCCTTCTAGAAAAAGCCTACAAGCAGCAGCAGAGGGGTGAGCCCCCGATGTTGCCCCTCTGGCTGTCGCCGACCCAAGTGCGTCTGATACCAATGTCAGAAAAGTTTCTGGAGCACTGCGAGAAAATGGCTGAGGAACTTGAAGCCAACCAAATCCGCGTGGACATAGATGAAAGACCCTTGACGCTTCAAAAACGTATCAGAGAAGCTGAAACCGAGTGGATTCCATACATAATAGTTGTTGGCGAAAAAGAGCTTGAATCAGAAGTCCTCCCAGTCAGAGATCGAAAAGCCAGAGAAATACGCAGGATGACGCTGAAAGAACTCATAAACGAAATTAGAAGCCAAGTTGGGGACAAGCCATTCAAGCCGCTGCCCATGCCAAAGCATGTCTCGAAAAGACCCCAATTCTATGGATAG
- the proS gene encoding proline--tRNA ligase yields the protein MSDLGVTVKKSEDLSEWYTQVIVKSGLADYAPIKGCMVFRELSYAIWEKIQQIFNEKIKRTGHKNVYFPLFIPESFLKKEAEHFAGFVPEVAWVTMGGDTPLEERLAIRPTSETIIYAMFAKWIRSWRDLPIKVNQWCSVVRWETKSTKLFLRTREFLWQEGHTAHATKEEADQEVMLILNEYKDIMENYLAIPVLVGRKSESEKFAGALYTTTLEAIMPDGKALQMGTSHNLGQNFSKVFDIKFIGEDEKEHYVWQTSWGISTRVIGAMVMVHGDDKGLIIPPKVAPIQAVIVPIPYKTADTSTIIAKAQEIREKLEKAGISTFLDDRKEYTPGWKFNDWELKGVPIRIEIGPRDLTQGQVTLARRDNFEKITVKDEEVVDAVRRLLDDIQRNLFNRAKKFLEEHITTVKSYEEFKKVLQTKGGFIKASWCGSQLCERKIKEETGATIRIIPFEREEPVSNCIYCGGEARELVYFAKSY from the coding sequence GGGCTGCATGGTTTTCAGAGAGCTCTCCTACGCCATATGGGAGAAAATCCAGCAAATCTTCAACGAGAAAATAAAGCGGACAGGACACAAGAACGTGTATTTCCCCCTCTTCATACCTGAAAGCTTTCTGAAAAAGGAGGCTGAACACTTTGCAGGCTTTGTGCCGGAAGTCGCATGGGTCACCATGGGCGGGGACACACCGCTGGAGGAGAGGCTCGCCATAAGGCCAACCTCTGAAACAATAATCTACGCCATGTTTGCCAAGTGGATTAGAAGCTGGCGAGACCTGCCCATCAAAGTGAACCAGTGGTGCAGCGTCGTGAGATGGGAAACCAAATCCACAAAGCTGTTCTTGCGAACAAGGGAATTCCTCTGGCAGGAGGGCCACACAGCCCATGCCACCAAAGAGGAAGCCGACCAAGAGGTGATGTTGATCCTAAACGAGTATAAGGACATAATGGAGAACTATTTGGCTATTCCAGTGCTTGTTGGCCGAAAGTCGGAAAGCGAAAAGTTCGCTGGGGCTCTCTATACCACCACTTTGGAGGCTATAATGCCCGACGGCAAGGCTCTACAGATGGGGACATCCCACAATCTTGGACAAAACTTCTCAAAGGTTTTCGACATAAAATTCATCGGTGAAGACGAAAAGGAGCATTATGTCTGGCAAACATCTTGGGGTATATCCACCCGAGTCATCGGCGCCATGGTCATGGTGCACGGCGACGACAAAGGCCTCATAATACCGCCAAAAGTAGCCCCAATACAAGCTGTAATCGTGCCAATACCATACAAAACCGCCGACACAAGCACCATAATAGCTAAAGCCCAAGAAATCCGCGAAAAACTGGAGAAAGCAGGAATATCCACATTCCTCGACGACAGAAAAGAGTATACACCAGGCTGGAAGTTCAACGACTGGGAACTCAAAGGCGTACCCATAAGAATCGAAATAGGCCCAAGAGACTTGACACAGGGACAGGTAACCCTAGCCAGAAGAGACAACTTCGAAAAGATCACGGTTAAAGATGAAGAGGTTGTGGACGCTGTTAGGCGACTCTTGGACGACATACAACGCAACCTATTCAACAGAGCCAAAAAGTTCCTCGAAGAGCACATCACCACGGTCAAAAGTTATGAGGAGTTCAAGAAAGTGCTACAAACAAAGGGCGGCTTTATTAAAGCGTCGTGGTGCGGCAGCCAGCTATGTGAGCGAAAAATAAAGGAGGAAACTGGCGCAACAATTCGGATAATACCCTTCGAAAGGGAGGAGCCTGTCTCCAACTGTATCTACTGTGGCGGCGAAGCTAGGGAACTGGTTTACTTTGCAAAGTCCTATTAG
- a CDS encoding aldehyde ferredoxin oxidoreductase family protein, with protein MKGWNGRFLRVNLSKQKAAAKEYDAEMAMKFLGGRGFAVKILWDELKPGVDPLSPDNRLIFAAGPLTGFALPSSGKLIVAAKSPLTWGYGDGNIGSYAAVQMRKAGYDAIIVEGKAEKPTILLIEDSLTEFLDARDFWGLNTFEIEDKLRGVYGPTAGILAIGQAGENLVKFANIVCQKGRGGGRPGMGAVMGSKNLKAVVIVGSGELPAAYPKELKELGAEAYREVLTKPNYAFWKRQGTMMTIEWSQENSVLPTCNFKEGVFEDADAIGGFSMEKIKSSQRGCPNCNMTCGNVVKDADRRESELDYENVAMLGSNIGLGNLKKVAALNRLADEFGLDTISLGNVLGFAMEASERGLIKEKVLWGDYKTARALIEDITYRRGLGAVLAEGVRFTAEKFGGDARKWAMHVKGLEISAYDCHAAPAMALSYATSPIGAHHKDAWVISWEVKTGRERYSEEKVDKVIELQRIRGGFFECATVCRLPWVELGFELEWYPKFLHAATGLEITWEELNTIADRVYTLIRAFWVREFSEKWSAEMDYPPARWFEEPLNKGVLKGAKLDRAKYEVMLKMYYKKRGWDERGVPTKTTLERLGLKEVAKQLKKRIKLWD; from the coding sequence ATGAAGGGTTGGAATGGCAGATTTTTGCGGGTGAACTTAAGTAAGCAGAAGGCTGCAGCAAAAGAATACGACGCTGAAATGGCCATGAAGTTCCTGGGCGGCAGAGGCTTCGCCGTCAAAATCCTTTGGGATGAACTTAAACCAGGAGTGGATCCTTTGTCGCCGGATAACAGGCTTATTTTTGCAGCCGGCCCGCTCACGGGGTTTGCCCTCCCAAGCAGTGGCAAGCTTATTGTGGCGGCTAAAAGCCCTCTAACTTGGGGGTACGGCGACGGCAACATTGGAAGTTATGCCGCAGTTCAAATGCGAAAGGCTGGCTACGATGCGATTATTGTCGAGGGAAAGGCGGAGAAACCAACGATTCTGTTGATCGAGGATAGCCTAACGGAATTTTTGGACGCAAGGGATTTTTGGGGTTTAAACACGTTTGAAATCGAGGACAAGCTTAGAGGCGTTTACGGGCCAACAGCGGGCATTCTTGCAATCGGACAGGCGGGCGAAAACCTTGTGAAGTTCGCTAATATTGTCTGCCAAAAGGGACGGGGCGGCGGAAGGCCGGGAATGGGCGCCGTGATGGGTTCTAAAAATTTGAAGGCCGTGGTGATTGTGGGCTCAGGCGAGCTGCCAGCCGCATACCCCAAGGAGCTAAAGGAGCTGGGGGCTGAGGCTTATAGGGAGGTTTTAACTAAGCCAAATTACGCCTTTTGGAAAAGGCAGGGCACCATGATGACCATTGAGTGGAGCCAAGAGAACAGCGTCTTGCCAACATGCAATTTCAAGGAAGGTGTGTTTGAGGATGCTGATGCCATAGGTGGCTTTTCCATGGAGAAGATTAAGTCTTCGCAGAGGGGCTGCCCCAACTGCAACATGACATGTGGCAATGTCGTTAAAGACGCTGACCGAAGGGAGTCTGAGTTGGATTATGAGAATGTAGCCATGCTCGGCTCGAACATTGGCTTGGGCAATCTGAAAAAGGTTGCTGCGTTAAATAGGCTTGCAGACGAGTTTGGCTTAGACACCATCTCATTGGGTAATGTTTTAGGTTTCGCCATGGAAGCCTCCGAGAGGGGCTTGATAAAAGAGAAAGTTCTATGGGGAGACTATAAGACTGCAAGGGCTCTTATCGAAGACATCACGTACAGGCGGGGATTGGGGGCTGTTCTGGCGGAGGGCGTCCGCTTTACAGCTGAAAAGTTTGGGGGAGATGCACGTAAATGGGCTATGCACGTGAAGGGTTTAGAGATTTCAGCCTATGATTGCCACGCCGCTCCAGCTATGGCTTTGTCATACGCCACAAGCCCCATAGGAGCCCACCACAAGGACGCTTGGGTAATCTCTTGGGAGGTTAAGACTGGAAGAGAACGGTACAGCGAGGAGAAAGTGGATAAAGTTATAGAGCTTCAACGTATTCGGGGAGGCTTCTTTGAGTGTGCCACCGTTTGCAGGCTTCCATGGGTTGAGCTTGGCTTCGAGCTTGAATGGTATCCAAAGTTCCTGCATGCTGCAACTGGACTGGAAATTACTTGGGAGGAGTTAAACACCATCGCCGACAGGGTTTACACGTTGATAAGGGCTTTCTGGGTGCGGGAGTTCAGCGAGAAATGGAGCGCCGAAATGGATTACCCGCCGGCAAGATGGTTTGAAGAGCCCTTGAATAAAGGCGTTTTGAAAGGCGCAAAGCTTGACAGAGCCAAATACGAGGTTATGCTGAAAATGTACTATAAGAAGAGAGGATGGGACGAGCGGGGCGTCCCAACAAAAACAACGCTTGAAAGGCTTGGTTTAAAGGAAGTTGCCAAGCAATTGAAAAAACGCATAAAGCTTTGGGATTAG
- a CDS encoding FAD-binding oxidoreductase: MTEYDAVVVGAGVIGLSTAYHIKSRHPTSRILVVDKFNSAGQGSTAKSMSAFRCLFSSKVNYLLSDSSVDFYAYVQNKLNVDLKLSFVGYLWLLSEGEYDELRPILRELAANNLKYEEYEAEELSRKLGLVSRLAEDEEAEIIGLKDVYKGVFIPKAGVVDADCIVKFYEEEFLKIGGEIRYGVRVESLLVEPCKPFGIPGEPFFWQKSRVSGVKTDAGVFRAKKTILAAGAWIPQLLDAVGIECFIKPKKRQVFAIEAKKPALKRLLFTEGFNSVGCVPFTILPKPRVLIRPFPTEGVFWVSYADDFPRAFRLEEDPQPEKSFYEYGIYQVLVKYFPQFRDCHPYSAFAGLYEINTLDGHPVIFEENDLIVVGGASGSGIMKADAIGRIAAALYDGEEYAVLYGGRKFKVSDLSIKERRVEPEKLQI, translated from the coding sequence GTGACTGAGTACGATGCGGTTGTGGTTGGCGCCGGCGTTATTGGATTATCAACGGCTTATCACATTAAAAGTAGGCATCCAACCTCTCGAATTTTGGTGGTTGACAAATTTAACTCCGCTGGGCAGGGAAGCACAGCTAAAAGCATGTCGGCTTTCCGATGCTTGTTCTCGTCTAAAGTGAATTATTTGCTCTCCGACTCTTCTGTGGATTTTTATGCTTATGTGCAGAACAAGCTTAACGTAGATTTGAAGTTATCCTTCGTTGGCTACCTGTGGCTTTTAAGTGAAGGGGAATATGACGAACTGCGACCCATTTTAAGGGAGCTAGCAGCCAACAACCTTAAATATGAGGAGTATGAAGCGGAAGAGCTCTCCAGAAAACTGGGTTTGGTCTCCCGTCTAGCAGAAGACGAGGAAGCGGAAATTATTGGTTTAAAGGATGTTTACAAGGGTGTTTTCATTCCAAAGGCAGGAGTTGTTGACGCTGACTGCATTGTTAAGTTTTATGAGGAAGAGTTTCTGAAAATCGGCGGGGAAATCCGCTACGGTGTTAGAGTTGAAAGCCTCCTCGTGGAGCCTTGTAAGCCTTTTGGGATACCGGGGGAACCCTTTTTCTGGCAGAAGTCAAGGGTTTCGGGCGTCAAAACGGATGCCGGAGTGTTTAGGGCAAAGAAGACCATATTGGCTGCTGGTGCATGGATCCCTCAGCTCTTGGACGCTGTTGGAATCGAGTGTTTCATAAAGCCTAAAAAAAGGCAGGTTTTTGCAATAGAGGCGAAAAAGCCCGCCCTTAAGCGGCTACTTTTCACGGAGGGCTTCAATTCTGTTGGCTGCGTGCCCTTCACCATATTGCCGAAACCCAGAGTTCTGATTAGACCATTTCCAACAGAGGGTGTTTTCTGGGTTAGTTATGCCGATGATTTTCCAAGGGCTTTTAGGCTTGAGGAGGATCCGCAGCCTGAAAAAAGCTTCTATGAGTATGGCATCTACCAAGTTCTAGTTAAGTACTTTCCACAATTTAGAGACTGCCACCCATATTCGGCTTTTGCTGGACTCTATGAAATCAATACTTTGGATGGTCATCCCGTGATTTTCGAGGAAAACGACTTGATCGTTGTCGGCGGTGCCAGCGGAAGCGGAATAATGAAGGCGGACGCTATAGGCAGAATTGCTGCAGCGCTTTACGATGGTGAAGAGTATGCGGTTCTCTATGGTGGCAGAAAATTTAAAGTCAGCGACTTAAGCATTAAAGAGCGACGGGTGGAACCCGAGAAACTCCAAATTTAG
- a CDS encoding nascent polypeptide-associated complex protein — protein sequence MRRQISPREARRLMQRMGLSMDTVPDVEQVVIKTSSKKIIIENPEVAVVDIQGQKMFQVAGGKITEKAIERKLTIPEEDVKLVADQTGKSLEEARKALEECEGDLAKAILLLQSKI from the coding sequence ATGCGCAGACAGATAAGCCCCCGTGAAGCCAGACGCTTAATGCAGCGCATGGGCTTAAGCATGGACACAGTCCCAGACGTTGAACAAGTCGTGATAAAAACCAGCAGCAAGAAAATAATCATTGAAAACCCAGAGGTCGCCGTCGTTGACATCCAAGGGCAAAAAATGTTTCAAGTGGCTGGAGGAAAAATCACAGAAAAAGCCATTGAACGAAAGTTAACAATACCCGAAGAGGACGTGAAGCTGGTAGCAGACCAAACTGGGAAAAGCCTAGAAGAAGCGAGAAAAGCCCTAGAAGAATGCGAAGGAGACCTGGCGAAAGCCATCCTCCTACTTCAATCTAAAATCTAG
- a CDS encoding PfkB family carbohydrate kinase: MASDIVVVGHLCIDSINLPNRQITYMILGGSAAYASLSAKHLGANVSIISKVGGDFPKAYLWWLNQEGIDTANVHRVEQEKTTRFELKYSNDLSTRTLRLIYKAPPINIEDIPNFLEAKAIHLAPIANEIQYDVAEKLKRSADLMALDPQGLVRAFNGEGFVHHETLKEKRILELIDIYKSSEEEIEAVTGIADLRVAIRAVHDFGVEIVIVTLGMKGAVLSIDGTVYEVPVYTPNKIVDPTGAGDAFMGGFLAEYFHNKEVLWCACIGSAAASTVVEGIGPTLVGSESEIRRRAKALYEKGIKH, translated from the coding sequence ATGGCCTCTGACATAGTCGTGGTTGGACATCTCTGCATAGACTCCATAAACCTTCCTAACAGGCAAATAACATACATGATTTTGGGTGGATCCGCAGCATATGCCTCCCTATCAGCCAAGCATTTGGGAGCAAACGTTTCCATAATTTCTAAGGTTGGCGGCGACTTTCCAAAAGCCTATCTATGGTGGCTAAACCAGGAGGGCATTGACACCGCAAATGTTCATAGAGTGGAGCAAGAGAAAACCACAAGGTTTGAATTAAAGTACAGCAACGACCTGTCCACACGAACTTTGCGGCTGATATACAAAGCTCCACCAATTAACATTGAAGATATACCAAACTTTTTGGAGGCCAAAGCCATCCATTTGGCGCCCATAGCCAATGAAATTCAGTATGATGTTGCAGAGAAACTGAAGCGCTCCGCCGATCTCATGGCTCTTGATCCTCAAGGTCTAGTCCGCGCATTTAATGGGGAAGGTTTTGTTCACCACGAAACCCTGAAAGAAAAGCGTATTTTAGAGCTTATAGACATCTATAAATCTTCCGAGGAAGAAATTGAAGCAGTCACGGGTATAGCAGATTTACGTGTCGCCATAAGGGCTGTCCACGACTTCGGCGTTGAAATCGTGATAGTGACGTTGGGCATGAAAGGCGCCGTTCTATCCATTGATGGAACAGTTTACGAGGTTCCAGTCTACACGCCAAACAAAATTGTGGATCCAACAGGGGCAGGGGACGCCTTTATGGGCGGCTTTTTAGCCGAGTACTTCCACAACAAGGAGGTTTTATGGTGTGCATGCATAGGGTCGGCTGCAGCCTCAACTGTTGTTGAAGGAATTGGTCCAACTCTTGTGGGCAGCGAAAGTGAGATCCGCCGAAGGGCGAAGGCGCTATACGAAAAAGGAATTAAGCATTAG
- a CDS encoding aminotransferase class I/II-fold pyridoxal phosphate-dependent enzyme — translation MANVRVTERVRTIEYAIRDIIVYARALAKTGRKIYYLNIGDPVAFDFDTPEHIKQALFEAIKGGANAYSASEGLPELREAISEKERRVNGVEVSADDIIVTSGISEGIQMVMAALVDVGDEVLLPGPTYPPYISYTRFFGGVPVTYRTVEEEGWRPDIDDLRRKVSDRTRAIVVINPNNPCGALYEEKTLKQILDVAAEHGVPVISDEIYDQLVFEKRFVSTASLAKDVPVIGLNGFSKAYLMTGWRLGYIYFHSPRGELKELKECVEKEARIRLCANTPVQKAGIAALKGPQDHIREMVSKLKARRDYAWKRLNEIEGISCTKPDAAFYVFPKIHGVGSRWKTDFDFVLELLKETGVLFVHGSGFCPVYGAGHVRGVFLPPIETLEEALNLLESFMVKSK, via the coding sequence TTGGCTAATGTAAGAGTTACCGAAAGAGTGCGCACCATCGAGTATGCCATTCGCGACATAATCGTTTATGCGAGGGCGCTGGCGAAGACTGGCAGGAAAATCTATTACTTGAACATAGGTGATCCTGTGGCCTTCGACTTTGACACTCCTGAGCACATCAAGCAAGCCTTGTTTGAGGCGATTAAGGGCGGAGCCAACGCTTATTCGGCTTCTGAGGGTTTGCCGGAGCTTAGAGAGGCTATAAGCGAGAAGGAGAGGCGAGTGAACGGAGTTGAAGTTTCTGCCGACGACATCATCGTGACTTCCGGGATCTCTGAGGGCATTCAGATGGTTATGGCTGCCCTTGTAGACGTTGGGGATGAGGTTCTTCTCCCGGGGCCGACGTATCCGCCATACATCTCATACACTCGGTTCTTCGGTGGGGTTCCGGTTACTTATAGGACTGTTGAGGAGGAGGGTTGGCGGCCGGACATTGATGATCTGCGGAGGAAGGTTTCGGATAGAACGCGGGCTATAGTCGTTATAAATCCCAACAATCCTTGTGGCGCTCTTTACGAGGAGAAAACGCTTAAACAGATTTTGGATGTAGCTGCTGAGCACGGAGTTCCAGTGATTTCCGACGAGATATATGATCAACTTGTTTTTGAGAAGCGTTTCGTCAGCACTGCAAGCCTTGCCAAGGACGTGCCCGTAATAGGGCTTAACGGTTTCTCCAAGGCTTATTTGATGACTGGCTGGAGGCTCGGCTACATATACTTTCACAGTCCAAGAGGCGAACTTAAAGAGTTAAAGGAGTGCGTTGAAAAGGAGGCTAGGATAAGGCTTTGCGCCAACACCCCGGTGCAAAAGGCTGGCATAGCTGCTTTAAAAGGTCCTCAGGATCATATCCGCGAGATGGTTTCGAAGCTTAAAGCTAGAAGGGACTATGCTTGGAAAAGGCTTAATGAGATTGAGGGGATAAGCTGCACAAAGCCAGACGCTGCCTTCTATGTTTTCCCCAAAATTCACGGTGTAGGTTCAAGGTGGAAGACCGACTTTGACTTTGTGTTGGAGCTTTTGAAGGAAACTGGTGTGCTCTTTGTCCATGGTTCAGGTTTCTGTCCAGTTTACGGGGCAGGCCATGTTAGAGGCGTGTTTTTGCCACCCATAGAAACTCTTGAAGAAGCCCTTAATCTCCTTGAAAGTTTCATGGTAAAAAGTAAATGA